DNA sequence from the Marinilongibacter aquaticus genome:
GCAATTTGGGTGAAATCGCCGATTTGATCAAGAAACTCACGCAGCCCGTGGCAGTGAAAGGACTCATTTTGGCCGGAGGAAAAAGTACCCGCATGGGCACAGACAAAGGACAAATCGAGTATCATGGCCTACCACAAGTGGATTTTCTACTCAAGGAAATGCAAGCCCTCGGGCTCGAGACTTTTGTGTCTTGCAGGGAAGAGCAGTACAACGCATATTCAAGAATTACCGATAAATTCGTTGATTTAGGACCCTTCGGAGCCATTGTGTCGGCCTTTCAAACAGATCCCAATACGGCTTGGCTGGTTTCTGCCGTGGATTTGCCGCTTGTCGACAAAAACGCTTTTAAAATGTTGCTGCACGAAAGAGATTCGAGCAAACTGGCCACGTGCTTTTATAATCCAGAAACAGGCTTTCCCGATCCCTTGATTACACTTTGGGAGCCCAAATCTTATATGCGATTGCTTGAGTTTTTGGCTTTAGGGTATTCTTGCCCACGAAAAGTATTGATCAACAGCGAGGTAAAAATCGTGCATTTGGAAAATCCCGAAATCTTGAAAAACATCAATACGCCAGAAGAGAAAGCAAGTTTTTCAAACGCTAAGGTGTGGCACTGACCCATATTTCGCCATCTTCATAAATTTCCTTTTTCCAAATTGGCACTGTTTCTTTCAAGGTATCAATGGCAAATTGACAAGCCGAAAAGGCCGCCTTTCTGTGGGCACTCGACACGGCAATGATTACGGGCAATTCGCCTACAGGCAAACTCCCCACGCGATGGTGAATCGCTATTTTCTGAATCTCAAAAGCCTGTAAAGCCCTTTCGGCAATCTTATGCATTTCTTTGAGGGCCATGGCTTCGTAGGCTTCAAAATCAAGTCGTAAAACCGCCTTCCCTTTCGTTTGATTCCGCACGGTACCCACGAAATGCACAATCCCTCCCGTAGCCTGCGAATCTACAAAGGCCTGACATGCCGCCAAATCTAGTGGCTTTTCGGAAAGAAGTACATCAATCTGCTTGTTTTCCATTTTCTATGTGTAAAATCAACCTCCACTAACCGGTGGAATAAGCACGACCTCGTCTTTGGCTTGCAAGACATAATTGGGCTCGGCATATTCTTCGTTTACCGCCACTTGCAAGGCCTTCAATTCACCAAATTTAGGGTATTCTCGCAAAAGCCTTTGCCTTAGATCCTCTACGGTTTGTCCTTCTTCCAAGTCCACATCCTTTTCGAATCCACCCAAAATTTCTTTGGTTATTCCAAAACACAAGAGTTTTACTATCATAATGCTTGCCAAAACTACAATTAAGACAAATTTTGCCCTTGAATAATTCTACCACTGGGCACAAACCTATACGATCGTTTGTACAATCCCAAAATCACGGATTTCAGGCTTTCAAAATTATCGCCAGAAGCAAACTGATCGATATACGGCCTAGCAGCCAGCATAGAATCTGTTCGCATTTCATAATTTGGGCTTCCGGCCAATGGATTAAGCCAAACCACTTTTTTCACCCGCTTTTTGATCGCTTCCATGCTCGAAGAAACCAATTCTGCATCACCCATTCCTAGCCCATCGCTCAAGACCAAAAATATAGTTTTTTTATCGAGATGTTTAAATTGATGCCCCGTGAGAAACTGCTGCAACACTTGCCCTATGGCCGTACTGCCAGACCAAGCGGACGACTGCTCACTGAATTTGGCCAACACCTCTTCGTAGTTTTCATTCTCCAAATCATGCGTGACCCGATACAATCCAGAACTGAAAAAGAAGGTTTCTATTCGCGGAAACACTTGTTTGAAAGCAAAAAGAAACTGCATAAAAAAACGCGTATACAATTCCATTGAGCGGCTAATATCGCACAAAATAACAAGCCTGATTCGCTGCCTTTTAGGCTCTTGGAAATAAAGCCTCTTTATTTCTGCCCCCTTTCTCAGGTTTTTCCGAAAAGTAAGGCTTAAATCGGGCTGCATTGCTCTTTTGGCCAATTTTTTCCTGCGGCTTTCTGCCGGTTTCACACGTTTTAACCAGTTTTTTATCTCTTTTTGAAAACGCTGAACATCGCCTTCATCAAAGGTTTTAAAATCGCGAAAATAATACTGCTCTGCTCCGCCAAAAGAGGCCAAATCATCCGATTCTTTGTTCCCGTGCAACCAATTTTTAAGGGCCGCGTAATGTGCCGTCGCATTTTTAACCTGCCTTTCTTGCCGCGGGCTCTGCTTTATTTTTGCATCCTGTCCCTGTTTCAGCTCTTTAAAATATTCTTCGAAGAGGCCGTCAAAACGATCCTGCTGGCTTTTATCCTGTACAAAGATCGAACGCACAATCAATTTGAACAATTGCGGATCATTCACACCTGAGGGCAAACTTTGCATAAGCCATGCGAGGCGTTCTGGAGACACATTGAATCGTTTTGTTCGCAGAAAACGAGCAAAATCTACCATCTGGTTGGATATGGCGGTTTGACGAACAATCATGCTGGCCCATCCATTTTCGAAATCACGCCCACTCTTTCCAAAAGTTCGCTCAAAGACATCTGCGTTTCCCGCATATCGCTCCAATCTTTTAGGATTACCCCCAAAGTCTGTTCGACAATTTCTTTGTTCAGGTGATCGAAATGCATGTTGGCCAATGCTCTAGCCCAATCTACGGATTCGGCCACGCCCGGTACTTTATTTAAGTTTTTGGTTCTCAGCTCTTGCATAAATGCCGTTATTTTCTCGGCAAGCATCACGTCTACTTTGGGTACTTTTTCTTTCACAATTTTCAGTTCCTTTTCAAAACTCGGGAAGTCGATCCATAAGTAAAGGCACCTTCTTCTCAAAGCCTCCGACAGCTCACGTGTACGATTGCCGGTCACGATCACACGTGGGATACTTTTTGCTTTCACTGTGCCAATTTCGGGAATGCTTATTTGCCAATCGGACAAAACTTCGAGCAAAAAGCTCTCAAACTCTTCGTCGGCCCTGTCAATCTCGTCGATCAACAAAATGGGGCTGCTGGACTGGTTCAAGGCTTTCAGCAAAGGGCGTTCCAGCAAAAAGCGAACATTGAACAATTCGGTATCGCCCACTTGTTCACCGCGTGTTTCCATTTGCTTCAAATACAGCAATTGATGTTGGTAATTCCATTCATACAGAGCTTGTGATTGATCCAGCCCCTCATAACATTGCAAGCGAATGAGTGGAGTGTTCTCGAGTTTGGATAAAACCTTGGCCACTTCGGTTTTACCAACTCCCGCCGGCCCTTCGATCAAAAGTGGCTTTTGTAGAACTTGTGCTAAATAAATCGAAACTGCGGTCGATCGATCGCAGATATAGCCCGCTTCCTGAAGCTTTTGAATAAGAACGTCTATTTCCTTTTTGTTTTCCATGAAAAAAAGTGAACACGATTCAACGTGCCCACTCATTATTCGACTAAATTAAACCTATAAACCCAATGCTGCTGTCAATGCCCTTTGGGCATACACTTTTGCCAAATGGCGACGGTATTCTTCGGAGGCATAGTGATCTTCCATGATCGAATCGGCCCCACTCGCGGCAAGTTGAGCAGCTTCATTGATCTGCTCTTTCGAAATCGCCTTTCCTGCCAAAGCCGCTTCAATTGCCTTATCCCGGAAAGGGCCATCTGCTACACCCGTAAACGCGACTTTCGCCTCGAGAATTTTCTCTGCACCTACTTTAAGATTCACCGCACAACCCACAATGGCAAAACGCGAAGCAGGTTGCATAAATTTGGCATAGGCCATTTTATTGCCCACCTTTTCCAGGTCAATTTCAATGCCTACCAC
Encoded proteins:
- a CDS encoding molybdenum cofactor biosynthesis protein MoaE; protein product: MENKQIDVLLSEKPLDLAACQAFVDSQATGGIVHFVGTVRNQTKGKAVLRLDFEAYEAMALKEMHKIAERALQAFEIQKIAIHHRVGSLPVGELPVIIAVSSAHRKAAFSACQFAIDTLKETVPIWKKEIYEDGEIWVSATP
- the moaD gene encoding molybdopterin converting factor subunit 1, producing the protein MIVKLLCFGITKEILGGFEKDVDLEEGQTVEDLRQRLLREYPKFGELKALQVAVNEEYAEPNYVLQAKDEVVLIPPVSGG
- a CDS encoding vWA domain-containing protein produces the protein MIVRQTAISNQMVDFARFLRTKRFNVSPERLAWLMQSLPSGVNDPQLFKLIVRSIFVQDKSQQDRFDGLFEEYFKELKQGQDAKIKQSPRQERQVKNATAHYAALKNWLHGNKESDDLASFGGAEQYYFRDFKTFDEGDVQRFQKEIKNWLKRVKPAESRRKKLAKRAMQPDLSLTFRKNLRKGAEIKRLYFQEPKRQRIRLVILCDISRSMELYTRFFMQFLFAFKQVFPRIETFFFSSGLYRVTHDLENENYEEVLAKFSEQSSAWSGSTAIGQVLQQFLTGHQFKHLDKKTIFLVLSDGLGMGDAELVSSSMEAIKKRVKKVVWLNPLAGSPNYEMRTDSMLAARPYIDQFASGDNFESLKSVILGLYKRSYRFVPSGRIIQGQNLS
- a CDS encoding AAA family ATPase — translated: MENKKEIDVLIQKLQEAGYICDRSTAVSIYLAQVLQKPLLIEGPAGVGKTEVAKVLSKLENTPLIRLQCYEGLDQSQALYEWNYQHQLLYLKQMETRGEQVGDTELFNVRFLLERPLLKALNQSSSPILLIDEIDRADEEFESFLLEVLSDWQISIPEIGTVKAKSIPRVIVTGNRTRELSEALRRRCLYLWIDFPSFEKELKIVKEKVPKVDVMLAEKITAFMQELRTKNLNKVPGVAESVDWARALANMHFDHLNKEIVEQTLGVILKDWSDMRETQMSLSELLERVGVISKMDGPA
- a CDS encoding NTP transferase domain-containing protein, translated to MKKHQKHQKLEKPNIGNFHRHELAFVGAPCGQIQNMAKALIERISEKKITYIDADHASADDETTILKQNILTDKINYFQWETTHLNAFDRKIVLQDQDLVLVNGNHFEAEKQIVFIHPKKEASLKKRVSQLTNVLAIVLCEGSDKIFDWLELNDDVPVFSESNLGEIADLIKKLTQPVAVKGLILAGGKSTRMGTDKGQIEYHGLPQVDFLLKEMQALGLETFVSCREEQYNAYSRITDKFVDLGPFGAIVSAFQTDPNTAWLVSAVDLPLVDKNAFKMLLHERDSSKLATCFYNPETGFPDPLITLWEPKSYMRLLEFLALGYSCPRKVLINSEVKIVHLENPEILKNINTPEEKASFSNAKVWH